TCTCTATCAGATTCACTGGCCCGAGCCGGACGCCGACATCGAAGAAGGATGGACCGAAATGGCCCGCCTGAGAGAAGAAGGCAAAGTGCGGAATATCGGCGTGTCGAACTTCAATGTAAAGCAGATGAAGCGTGCTGCCGCGATCGCACCCATCACTTCATTGCAGCCCCCTTACTCGATGCTGGCTCGCGGTGTCGAGGAGTCAATTCTACCCTTTGCCGCGAAGAACAATATCGGAGTAATCGTCTATTCTCCGATGTATTCCGGATTGCTGAGCGGAGGCATGACTCGCCTGCGCATTTCTTCCTTGCCGACGGAGGATTGGCGCCTACAGAATCCTAACTTTCGGGAACCGCTGCTCTCCGCGAATCTTCGCCTGGTCGAATTGCTGCGCGAAATCGGAGAACGCCACGGTCGGACTCCTGGCGAAGTGGCCATTGCCTGGACGCTGCACAACCCGGCGGTCACTGGCGCCATCGTTGGCGTGCGCAATCCCAAGCAAGTCTCGGGCGTGATCG
Above is a window of Candidatus Sulfotelmatobacter sp. DNA encoding:
- a CDS encoding aldo/keto reductase encodes the protein METRRLGNSELWITPIGVGAWAMGGSGWTWSWGPQNDSDSLAAIDAALDHGINWIDTAAVYGLGHSEEVVGRALRGRSQRPYVFTKCERTWDENGKLGNTLKAESIRRECEASLSRLGVDVIDLYQIHWPEPDADIEEGWTEMARLREEGKVRNIGVSNFNVKQMKRAAAIAPITSLQPPYSMLARGVEESILPFAAKNNIGVIVYSPMYSGLLSGGMTRLRISSLPTEDWRLQNPNFREPLLSANLRLVELLREIGERHGRTPGEVAIAWTLHNPAVTGAIVGVRNPKQVSGVIGTAAFRLESGEFAEIERALQLEAVLSR